A stretch of Labrus bergylta chromosome 19, fLabBer1.1, whole genome shotgun sequence DNA encodes these proteins:
- the smarcc1b gene encoding SWI/SNF complex subunit SMARCC1b isoform X1: MATMSGGTNLGISGTSHASSLTSANRKKDSSPSARFWESPDTLAQLELVRQWIGKHYKKYVLVDAPSCQALAAVTLQLLQFQEEAFGRQATSPVLTKLPAQCFQDLRPSGGLCHILGTAHKFKAEQGWRRFDLQNPSRTERNVEMFGAIERALIQNNCMSHPVLYLDPALDQELASRLTDIITKHQGTLTEDRTLASHHIYPSPASKDEDEWMRPVMRIDKHVLVHWGMHPDSYDSWLSSTDVEGEVEELPHSKKPWRVHAGWVFDTDVFNEWMNEEDYCVDERNVPIIHRRRIHLRDEQDSKSTPSKKRRRSPSPPPSEGRKKGKKGRRRGQQEEEPEEDLTKDMEDPTPVPNMEEVILPKNVNPKKDSENTPVKGGTMADLDDQEDDFPGRDDEEGRGEISRLSEAEENIPEQTHHIIIPSYTSWFNNNSIHSTEKRALPEFFNGKNKSKSPEIYLAYRNFMIDTYRLNPQEYLSSTTCRRNLTGDVCALMRVHALLEQWGLINYQVDAESRPLPMGPPPTPHFNVLADTPSGLAPLQHKPLQVKHTSMQTALHMCLCHVQCCLTLTPHRLQVSASQHMLYFPEKIKEKPSDSQNFGLRSDIYTKKHPKTKMSAGREWTEQETLLLLEALEVYRDDWNKVSEHVGSRTQDECILHFLRLPIEDPYLEDTSASLGPLAYQPVPFSQSENPVMSTVAFLASVVDPRVASSAAKAALEEFSRTQEESGDKILGMSNQPEKTDLMDAEKTDINSSSHQVPLRSDGLKMEPRGAKVEGVKRENAENILGEERDDLGRGDDEESIGRREADVDEGRVMEQDLVEASVVTAAAAALASAATKAKHLAAVEERKVKSLVALLVETQMKKLEIKLRHFEELETIMDREKEALEQQRQQLLTERQTFHTEQLKQAEMKVRQQKEQQAQPGYTAQHPGQSVPNRMMPGGGNTQVMAPRHPGAPNGMYPSSQPDGTAAAQPGPTASSHN, translated from the exons ATGGCCACAATGTCCGGAGGAACAAACCTCGGGATTTCAGGCACAAGCCACGCTTCCTCATTGACCTCTGCAAACCGGAAAAAAGACAGCAGTCCGTCCGCTAGGTTCTGGGAGAGTCCGGATACTTTAGCTCAGCTGGAGCTGGTGCGACAGTGGATCGGGAAGCACTACAAAAAg TATGTGCTGGTGGATGCTCCATCGTGTCAGGCTCTAGCTGCTGTGACCCTGCAGCTTCTCCAGTTTCAAGAAGAAGCCTTTGGCAGACAGGCTACCAGTCCTGTTCTCACTAAACTCCCT GCACAATGCTTCCAGGACCTGCGGCCAAGTGGAGGACTCTGCCACATCCTTGGCACTGCCCACAAGTTCAAGGCAGAGCAGGGCTG GCGGAGGTTTGACTTGCAGAATCCATCAAGAACTGAGAGGAATGTTGAGATGTTTGGGGCTATTGAACGAGCGCTCATACAG aaCAATTGTATGTCCCACCCTGTGCTATATCTGGACCCTGCGCTGGACCAGGAGCTGGCTAGCAGACTTACGGATATTATCACCAAACACCAG GGTACACTCACTGAGGATCGAACACTCGCCAGTCACCACATCTACCCCTCCCCTGCTTCTAAAGATGAAG ATGAATGGATGCGTCCTGTCATGCGGATAGACAAACATGTCTTAGTACACTGGGGCATGCACCCTGACAG TTATGACAGTTGGCTGTCCTCCACTGATGTTGAAGGAGAGGTTGAGGAGCTGCCACATTCAAAGAAGCCTTGGAGG GTCCATGCTGGCTGGGTTTTCGACACGGATGTTTTCAACGAGTGGATGAATGAGGAGGACTACTGTGTGGATGAGAGGAATGTACCAATTATTCACCGCCGGCGCATTCATCTCAGAGATGAGCAG GACTCCAAATCCACTCCCTCCAAAAAGAGAAGACGCTCTCCgtctcctcccccctctgagggtaggaagaaaggaaagaaggg GAGAAGGCGTGGACAGCAGGAGGAAGAGCCAGAAGAGGATTTAACCAAAGATATGGAAGACCCTACCCCTGTTCCTAACATGGAAGAGGTTATCCTACCCAAGAATG TCAACCCGAAGAAGGACAGTGAGAACACTCCTGTTAAAGGAGGGACCATGGCTGACCTGG ATGACCAGGAGGATGACTTTCCAGGAAGG GATGacgaggaggggagaggggagataTCTCGCCTGTCCGAGGCAGAGGAAAACATCCCAGAGCAAACCCATCATATCATAATACCAAGCTACACATCTTGGTTCAATAACAACAg CATTCACTCAACCGAGAAACGTGCGTTGCCTGAATTCTTCAACGGAAAGAACAAGTCCAAGTCTCCAGAAAT CTACCTGGCGTACCGTAACTTTATGATCGACACATACCGCCTGAACCCACAGGAATATCTCAGCTCTACGACCTGCAGGCGCAACCTCACAGGCGACGTCTGCGCTCTCATGAG GGTTCATGCTCTTTTGGAGCAGTGGGGTTTGATTAACTACCAGGTGGATGCAGAGAGCAGACCCCTCCCCATGGGTCCCCCACCCACACCTCATTTCAACGTTCTGGCAGACACGCCGTCTGGGCTGGCCCCCCTCCAACACAAACCcctgcaggtaaaacacacGAGCATGCAAACAGCTTTacacatgtgtttgtgtcatgtGCAGTGCTGTCTGACACTTACTCCTCATCGTTTGCAGGTTTCCGCCTCGCAGCATATGTTATATTTCCCAGAGAAGATCAAAGAGAAGCCTTCAGACAGCCAGAACTTTGGTCTGCGCTCCGACATCTACACCAAGAAACACCCTAAG ACTAAGATGAGTGCAGGAAGGGAATGGACAGAACAGGAGACACTGTTGCTATTAGAG GCTTTAGAGGTCTACCGAGACGACTGGAACAAAGTCTCAGAGCATGTGGGCTCCAGAACCCAGGACGAATGTATCCTCCACTTTCTCCGTCTGCCGATAGAAGACCCTTACCTGGAAGACACTTCTGCCTCCCTCGGCCCGCTGGCGTACCAGCCCGTGcctttcagccaatcagaaaacCCCGTCATGAGCACCGTGGCCTTCCTTGCGTCTGTGGTCGACCCACGGGTGGCGTCATCTGCTGCTAAGGCTGCACTGG AGGAATTTTCCAGAACGCAGGAGGAGTCAGGGGATAAGATCCTCGGAATGTCCAACCAGCCCGAAAAAACTG ATTTGATGGatgcagaaaaaacagacataaacTCCTCCTCCCATCAG GTCCCCTTAAGGTCAGATGGGCTCAAGATGGAACCCAGAGGGGCCAAAGTTGAGGgagtgaaaagagaaaatgcagaaaatatacttggggaggagagagacg ATCTAGGAAGGGGGGATGACGAGGAGAGCATTGGGCGACGGGAGGCTGACGTGGACGAGGGGAGGGTGATGGAGCAGGATTTGGTGGAGGCCAGCGTTGTCacggcagcagcagctgctctgGCCTCAGCTGCCACAAAGGCCAAG CACTTGGCCGCTGTAGAAGAGAGAAAGGTCAAGTCCCTGGTGGCTTTGCTGGTGGAGACACAGATGAAGAAGCTTGAGATCAAGCTGAGGCACTTTGAGGAGCTGGAGACCATCATGGATCGTGAGAAGGAGGCT ctggagcagcagcggcagcagctcctgacagagagacagactttCCACACGGAGCAGCTGAAACAGGCAGAGATGAAGGTTCGCCAGCAAAAAGAGCAGCAGGCGCAGCCGGGATACACCGCGCAGCACCCAG GCCAGTCTGTGCCTAACAGGATGATGCCTGGGGGAGGAAACACCCAGGTGATGGCCCCTCGACATCCTGGAGCGCCCAATGGCATGT ACCCGTCCTCGCAGCCAGACGGGACAGCTGCAGCTCAGCCGGGTCCCACAGCGTCCAGCCACAACTGA
- the smarcc1b gene encoding SWI/SNF complex subunit SMARCC1b isoform X3, producing MATMSGGTNLGISGTSHASSLTSANRKKDSSPSARFWESPDTLAQLELVRQWIGKHYKKYVLVDAPSCQALAAVTLQLLQFQEEAFGRQATSPVLTKLPAQCFQDLRPSGGLCHILGTAHKFKAEQGWRRFDLQNPSRTERNVEMFGAIERALIQNNCMSHPVLYLDPALDQELASRLTDIITKHQGTLTEDRTLASHHIYPSPASKDEDEWMRPVMRIDKHVLVHWGMHPDSYDSWLSSTDVEGEVEELPHSKKPWRVHAGWVFDTDVFNEWMNEEDYCVDERNVPIIHRRRIHLRDEQDSKSTPSKKRRRSPSPPPSEGRKKGKKGRRRGQQEEEPEEDLTKDMEDPTPVPNMEEVILPKNVNPKKDSENTPVKGGTMADLDDQEDDFPGRDDEEGRGEISRLSEAEENIPEQTHHIIIPSYTSWFNNNSIHSTEKRALPEFFNGKNKSKSPEIYLAYRNFMIDTYRLNPQEYLSSTTCRRNLTGDVCALMRVHALLEQWGLINYQVDAESRPLPMGPPPTPHFNVLADTPSGLAPLQHKPLQVSASQHMLYFPEKIKEKPSDSQNFGLRSDIYTKKHPKTKMSAGREWTEQETLLLLEALEVYRDDWNKVSEHVGSRTQDECILHFLRLPIEDPYLEDTSASLGPLAYQPVPFSQSENPVMSTVAFLASVVDPRVASSAAKAALEEFSRTQEESGDKILGMSNQPEKTDLMDAEKTDINSSSHQVPLRSDGLKMEPRGAKVEGVKRENAENILGEERDDLGRGDDEESIGRREADVDEGRVMEQDLVEASVVTAAAAALASAATKAKHLAAVEERKVKSLVALLVETQMKKLEIKLRHFEELETIMDREKEALEQQRQQLLTERQTFHTEQLKQAEMKVRQQKEQQAQPGYTAQHPGQSVPNRMMPGGGNTQVMAPRHPGAPNGMYPSSQPDGTAAAQPGPTASSHN from the exons ATGGCCACAATGTCCGGAGGAACAAACCTCGGGATTTCAGGCACAAGCCACGCTTCCTCATTGACCTCTGCAAACCGGAAAAAAGACAGCAGTCCGTCCGCTAGGTTCTGGGAGAGTCCGGATACTTTAGCTCAGCTGGAGCTGGTGCGACAGTGGATCGGGAAGCACTACAAAAAg TATGTGCTGGTGGATGCTCCATCGTGTCAGGCTCTAGCTGCTGTGACCCTGCAGCTTCTCCAGTTTCAAGAAGAAGCCTTTGGCAGACAGGCTACCAGTCCTGTTCTCACTAAACTCCCT GCACAATGCTTCCAGGACCTGCGGCCAAGTGGAGGACTCTGCCACATCCTTGGCACTGCCCACAAGTTCAAGGCAGAGCAGGGCTG GCGGAGGTTTGACTTGCAGAATCCATCAAGAACTGAGAGGAATGTTGAGATGTTTGGGGCTATTGAACGAGCGCTCATACAG aaCAATTGTATGTCCCACCCTGTGCTATATCTGGACCCTGCGCTGGACCAGGAGCTGGCTAGCAGACTTACGGATATTATCACCAAACACCAG GGTACACTCACTGAGGATCGAACACTCGCCAGTCACCACATCTACCCCTCCCCTGCTTCTAAAGATGAAG ATGAATGGATGCGTCCTGTCATGCGGATAGACAAACATGTCTTAGTACACTGGGGCATGCACCCTGACAG TTATGACAGTTGGCTGTCCTCCACTGATGTTGAAGGAGAGGTTGAGGAGCTGCCACATTCAAAGAAGCCTTGGAGG GTCCATGCTGGCTGGGTTTTCGACACGGATGTTTTCAACGAGTGGATGAATGAGGAGGACTACTGTGTGGATGAGAGGAATGTACCAATTATTCACCGCCGGCGCATTCATCTCAGAGATGAGCAG GACTCCAAATCCACTCCCTCCAAAAAGAGAAGACGCTCTCCgtctcctcccccctctgagggtaggaagaaaggaaagaaggg GAGAAGGCGTGGACAGCAGGAGGAAGAGCCAGAAGAGGATTTAACCAAAGATATGGAAGACCCTACCCCTGTTCCTAACATGGAAGAGGTTATCCTACCCAAGAATG TCAACCCGAAGAAGGACAGTGAGAACACTCCTGTTAAAGGAGGGACCATGGCTGACCTGG ATGACCAGGAGGATGACTTTCCAGGAAGG GATGacgaggaggggagaggggagataTCTCGCCTGTCCGAGGCAGAGGAAAACATCCCAGAGCAAACCCATCATATCATAATACCAAGCTACACATCTTGGTTCAATAACAACAg CATTCACTCAACCGAGAAACGTGCGTTGCCTGAATTCTTCAACGGAAAGAACAAGTCCAAGTCTCCAGAAAT CTACCTGGCGTACCGTAACTTTATGATCGACACATACCGCCTGAACCCACAGGAATATCTCAGCTCTACGACCTGCAGGCGCAACCTCACAGGCGACGTCTGCGCTCTCATGAG GGTTCATGCTCTTTTGGAGCAGTGGGGTTTGATTAACTACCAGGTGGATGCAGAGAGCAGACCCCTCCCCATGGGTCCCCCACCCACACCTCATTTCAACGTTCTGGCAGACACGCCGTCTGGGCTGGCCCCCCTCCAACACAAACCcctgcag GTTTCCGCCTCGCAGCATATGTTATATTTCCCAGAGAAGATCAAAGAGAAGCCTTCAGACAGCCAGAACTTTGGTCTGCGCTCCGACATCTACACCAAGAAACACCCTAAG ACTAAGATGAGTGCAGGAAGGGAATGGACAGAACAGGAGACACTGTTGCTATTAGAG GCTTTAGAGGTCTACCGAGACGACTGGAACAAAGTCTCAGAGCATGTGGGCTCCAGAACCCAGGACGAATGTATCCTCCACTTTCTCCGTCTGCCGATAGAAGACCCTTACCTGGAAGACACTTCTGCCTCCCTCGGCCCGCTGGCGTACCAGCCCGTGcctttcagccaatcagaaaacCCCGTCATGAGCACCGTGGCCTTCCTTGCGTCTGTGGTCGACCCACGGGTGGCGTCATCTGCTGCTAAGGCTGCACTGG AGGAATTTTCCAGAACGCAGGAGGAGTCAGGGGATAAGATCCTCGGAATGTCCAACCAGCCCGAAAAAACTG ATTTGATGGatgcagaaaaaacagacataaacTCCTCCTCCCATCAG GTCCCCTTAAGGTCAGATGGGCTCAAGATGGAACCCAGAGGGGCCAAAGTTGAGGgagtgaaaagagaaaatgcagaaaatatacttggggaggagagagacg ATCTAGGAAGGGGGGATGACGAGGAGAGCATTGGGCGACGGGAGGCTGACGTGGACGAGGGGAGGGTGATGGAGCAGGATTTGGTGGAGGCCAGCGTTGTCacggcagcagcagctgctctgGCCTCAGCTGCCACAAAGGCCAAG CACTTGGCCGCTGTAGAAGAGAGAAAGGTCAAGTCCCTGGTGGCTTTGCTGGTGGAGACACAGATGAAGAAGCTTGAGATCAAGCTGAGGCACTTTGAGGAGCTGGAGACCATCATGGATCGTGAGAAGGAGGCT ctggagcagcagcggcagcagctcctgacagagagacagactttCCACACGGAGCAGCTGAAACAGGCAGAGATGAAGGTTCGCCAGCAAAAAGAGCAGCAGGCGCAGCCGGGATACACCGCGCAGCACCCAG GCCAGTCTGTGCCTAACAGGATGATGCCTGGGGGAGGAAACACCCAGGTGATGGCCCCTCGACATCCTGGAGCGCCCAATGGCATGT ACCCGTCCTCGCAGCCAGACGGGACAGCTGCAGCTCAGCCGGGTCCCACAGCGTCCAGCCACAACTGA
- the smarcc1b gene encoding SWI/SNF complex subunit SMARCC1b isoform X2, with product MATMSGGTNLGISGTSHASSLTSANRKKDSSPSARFWESPDTLAQLELVRQWIGKHYKKYVLVDAPSCQALAAVTLQLLQFQEEAFGRQATSPVLTKLPAQCFQDLRPSGGLCHILGTAHKFKAEQGWRRFDLQNPSRTERNVEMFGAIERALIQNNCMSHPVLYLDPALDQELASRLTDIITKHQGTLTEDRTLASHHIYPSPASKDEDEWMRPVMRIDKHVLVHWGMHPDSYDSWLSSTDVEGEVEELPHSKKPWRVHAGWVFDTDVFNEWMNEEDYCVDERNVPIIHRRRIHLRDEQQDSKSTPSKKRRRSPSPPPSEGRKKGKKGRRRGQQEEEPEEDLTKDMEDPTPVPNMEEVILPKNVNPKKDSENTPVKGGTMADLDDQEDDFPGRDDEEGRGEISRLSEAEENIPEQTHHIIIPSYTSWFNNNSIHSTEKRALPEFFNGKNKSKSPEIYLAYRNFMIDTYRLNPQEYLSSTTCRRNLTGDVCALMRVHALLEQWGLINYQVDAESRPLPMGPPPTPHFNVLADTPSGLAPLQHKPLQVSASQHMLYFPEKIKEKPSDSQNFGLRSDIYTKKHPKTKMSAGREWTEQETLLLLEALEVYRDDWNKVSEHVGSRTQDECILHFLRLPIEDPYLEDTSASLGPLAYQPVPFSQSENPVMSTVAFLASVVDPRVASSAAKAALEEFSRTQEESGDKILGMSNQPEKTDLMDAEKTDINSSSHQVPLRSDGLKMEPRGAKVEGVKRENAENILGEERDDLGRGDDEESIGRREADVDEGRVMEQDLVEASVVTAAAAALASAATKAKHLAAVEERKVKSLVALLVETQMKKLEIKLRHFEELETIMDREKEALEQQRQQLLTERQTFHTEQLKQAEMKVRQQKEQQAQPGYTAQHPGQSVPNRMMPGGGNTQVMAPRHPGAPNGMYPSSQPDGTAAAQPGPTASSHN from the exons ATGGCCACAATGTCCGGAGGAACAAACCTCGGGATTTCAGGCACAAGCCACGCTTCCTCATTGACCTCTGCAAACCGGAAAAAAGACAGCAGTCCGTCCGCTAGGTTCTGGGAGAGTCCGGATACTTTAGCTCAGCTGGAGCTGGTGCGACAGTGGATCGGGAAGCACTACAAAAAg TATGTGCTGGTGGATGCTCCATCGTGTCAGGCTCTAGCTGCTGTGACCCTGCAGCTTCTCCAGTTTCAAGAAGAAGCCTTTGGCAGACAGGCTACCAGTCCTGTTCTCACTAAACTCCCT GCACAATGCTTCCAGGACCTGCGGCCAAGTGGAGGACTCTGCCACATCCTTGGCACTGCCCACAAGTTCAAGGCAGAGCAGGGCTG GCGGAGGTTTGACTTGCAGAATCCATCAAGAACTGAGAGGAATGTTGAGATGTTTGGGGCTATTGAACGAGCGCTCATACAG aaCAATTGTATGTCCCACCCTGTGCTATATCTGGACCCTGCGCTGGACCAGGAGCTGGCTAGCAGACTTACGGATATTATCACCAAACACCAG GGTACACTCACTGAGGATCGAACACTCGCCAGTCACCACATCTACCCCTCCCCTGCTTCTAAAGATGAAG ATGAATGGATGCGTCCTGTCATGCGGATAGACAAACATGTCTTAGTACACTGGGGCATGCACCCTGACAG TTATGACAGTTGGCTGTCCTCCACTGATGTTGAAGGAGAGGTTGAGGAGCTGCCACATTCAAAGAAGCCTTGGAGG GTCCATGCTGGCTGGGTTTTCGACACGGATGTTTTCAACGAGTGGATGAATGAGGAGGACTACTGTGTGGATGAGAGGAATGTACCAATTATTCACCGCCGGCGCATTCATCTCAGAGATGAGCAG CAGGACTCCAAATCCACTCCCTCCAAAAAGAGAAGACGCTCTCCgtctcctcccccctctgagggtaggaagaaaggaaagaaggg GAGAAGGCGTGGACAGCAGGAGGAAGAGCCAGAAGAGGATTTAACCAAAGATATGGAAGACCCTACCCCTGTTCCTAACATGGAAGAGGTTATCCTACCCAAGAATG TCAACCCGAAGAAGGACAGTGAGAACACTCCTGTTAAAGGAGGGACCATGGCTGACCTGG ATGACCAGGAGGATGACTTTCCAGGAAGG GATGacgaggaggggagaggggagataTCTCGCCTGTCCGAGGCAGAGGAAAACATCCCAGAGCAAACCCATCATATCATAATACCAAGCTACACATCTTGGTTCAATAACAACAg CATTCACTCAACCGAGAAACGTGCGTTGCCTGAATTCTTCAACGGAAAGAACAAGTCCAAGTCTCCAGAAAT CTACCTGGCGTACCGTAACTTTATGATCGACACATACCGCCTGAACCCACAGGAATATCTCAGCTCTACGACCTGCAGGCGCAACCTCACAGGCGACGTCTGCGCTCTCATGAG GGTTCATGCTCTTTTGGAGCAGTGGGGTTTGATTAACTACCAGGTGGATGCAGAGAGCAGACCCCTCCCCATGGGTCCCCCACCCACACCTCATTTCAACGTTCTGGCAGACACGCCGTCTGGGCTGGCCCCCCTCCAACACAAACCcctgcag GTTTCCGCCTCGCAGCATATGTTATATTTCCCAGAGAAGATCAAAGAGAAGCCTTCAGACAGCCAGAACTTTGGTCTGCGCTCCGACATCTACACCAAGAAACACCCTAAG ACTAAGATGAGTGCAGGAAGGGAATGGACAGAACAGGAGACACTGTTGCTATTAGAG GCTTTAGAGGTCTACCGAGACGACTGGAACAAAGTCTCAGAGCATGTGGGCTCCAGAACCCAGGACGAATGTATCCTCCACTTTCTCCGTCTGCCGATAGAAGACCCTTACCTGGAAGACACTTCTGCCTCCCTCGGCCCGCTGGCGTACCAGCCCGTGcctttcagccaatcagaaaacCCCGTCATGAGCACCGTGGCCTTCCTTGCGTCTGTGGTCGACCCACGGGTGGCGTCATCTGCTGCTAAGGCTGCACTGG AGGAATTTTCCAGAACGCAGGAGGAGTCAGGGGATAAGATCCTCGGAATGTCCAACCAGCCCGAAAAAACTG ATTTGATGGatgcagaaaaaacagacataaacTCCTCCTCCCATCAG GTCCCCTTAAGGTCAGATGGGCTCAAGATGGAACCCAGAGGGGCCAAAGTTGAGGgagtgaaaagagaaaatgcagaaaatatacttggggaggagagagacg ATCTAGGAAGGGGGGATGACGAGGAGAGCATTGGGCGACGGGAGGCTGACGTGGACGAGGGGAGGGTGATGGAGCAGGATTTGGTGGAGGCCAGCGTTGTCacggcagcagcagctgctctgGCCTCAGCTGCCACAAAGGCCAAG CACTTGGCCGCTGTAGAAGAGAGAAAGGTCAAGTCCCTGGTGGCTTTGCTGGTGGAGACACAGATGAAGAAGCTTGAGATCAAGCTGAGGCACTTTGAGGAGCTGGAGACCATCATGGATCGTGAGAAGGAGGCT ctggagcagcagcggcagcagctcctgacagagagacagactttCCACACGGAGCAGCTGAAACAGGCAGAGATGAAGGTTCGCCAGCAAAAAGAGCAGCAGGCGCAGCCGGGATACACCGCGCAGCACCCAG GCCAGTCTGTGCCTAACAGGATGATGCCTGGGGGAGGAAACACCCAGGTGATGGCCCCTCGACATCCTGGAGCGCCCAATGGCATGT ACCCGTCCTCGCAGCCAGACGGGACAGCTGCAGCTCAGCCGGGTCCCACAGCGTCCAGCCACAACTGA